From a single Alkalihalophilus pseudofirmus genomic region:
- the ytxJ gene encoding bacillithiol system redox-active protein YtxJ translates to MKEITTDQEWHDLFKQSDDGPVLLLKHSTTCPISAEAYDEFQSFINSSNENAHTYAMVKVIESRPVSNLISEELGVKHESPQLFILDKKQVKWVDSHFSITKKKIEKALA, encoded by the coding sequence ATGAAAGAAATAACAACAGACCAAGAGTGGCATGATTTATTTAAGCAATCAGATGATGGTCCTGTTTTATTATTGAAGCATAGTACAACTTGTCCTATTAGTGCAGAGGCATATGATGAATTTCAATCATTTATAAATTCTTCGAACGAGAATGCTCACACGTATGCTATGGTTAAAGTCATCGAGTCACGACCTGTATCTAATCTAATTTCAGAAGAACTAGGTGTGAAGCATGAATCTCCACAACTATTTATTTTAGACAAGAAACAAGTTAAATGGGTTGATTCACATTTCTCGATTACAAAAAAGAAAATTGAAAAAGCACTTGCTTAA
- a CDS encoding DegV family protein has protein sequence MTTIKIVTDSTCDLPAELAAKHGIEVVPLSITFGEETFLDGVDITASEFMDKLRASEELPKSSQPAVGVFEETYNRLAASGDDVKIISIHITEGMSGTMNAAQTAADMSNADVTVVNSRFISQALAFQVVKAAELAKEGKSVEEIIKAIDKVREGTSLFIMVDTLEYLKKGGRIGRGKALLGSLLKIKPIASLADGVYTPVTKVRTHMQMIQTLTKTFADETKGRVVKKVGIAHADAEALAAKLKQSVESINESVDITIYPTSPIISTHTGPGAIALMYYSESN, from the coding sequence ATGACGACGATAAAAATTGTTACGGATTCAACTTGTGATTTACCTGCAGAGCTAGCTGCAAAGCATGGAATAGAGGTTGTTCCCTTATCGATAACATTTGGAGAAGAGACGTTTTTAGACGGGGTTGATATAACAGCTTCTGAATTTATGGATAAACTGAGAGCGAGTGAGGAATTACCAAAAAGTTCACAGCCTGCAGTTGGGGTATTTGAAGAAACCTATAACCGCTTAGCAGCAAGTGGTGATGATGTGAAGATCATCTCGATTCATATAACAGAAGGTATGAGTGGAACGATGAATGCAGCACAAACTGCAGCAGACATGAGTAATGCTGATGTAACCGTTGTTAATTCACGATTTATTTCTCAGGCTTTAGCCTTTCAAGTAGTTAAAGCGGCTGAACTTGCAAAGGAAGGGAAGTCTGTAGAGGAGATTATTAAAGCCATTGATAAGGTACGTGAGGGTACATCATTATTTATAATGGTTGATACATTAGAGTACTTAAAAAAAGGCGGAAGAATTGGACGTGGGAAGGCATTACTCGGCTCTTTACTAAAAATTAAACCGATTGCTTCTTTAGCGGATGGAGTGTATACACCTGTTACAAAGGTACGTACTCATATGCAGATGATTCAGACGCTAACGAAGACGTTTGCTGATGAGACAAAAGGAAGAGTCGTAAAAAAAGTGGGTATTGCTCATGCAGATGCAGAAGCACTTGCTGCAAAATTAAAGCAATCCGTTGAATCAATTAATGAGTCAGTTGATATCACCATTTACCCAACTTCACCGATTATCAGCACTCACACCGGACCTGGTGCGATTGCATTAATGTATTATTCTGAATCAAACTAA
- the recQ gene encoding DNA helicase RecQ, giving the protein MSIEKMHEAEQILKTYYGYDSFRYGQQQIIEQVLAQKDTLGIMPTGGGKSLCYQIPALTLEGVTLVISPLISLMKDQVDALHQLDIAATYLNSTLTREEEEERISLIQTGEYKLVYVAPERLVQPFFQQLLASIPLSLVAIDEAHCLSQWGHDFRPSYLGISAWLNNFNQRPPVLALTATATKAVQKDIQNHLDIQNENTVVTGFNRENLTLKVLKGIDKWRYVKQYVQTHKSEAGIMYANTRKEVEQLYHKLQEVDIQAAMYHGGLNENERARHQEAFLHDQVSVMVATNAFGMGIDKSNVRYVVHYNMPRTIESYYQEAGRAGRDGEDSECVLLFSPQDIRVQSFLIEQSELTEDRKAQEYEKLQQMTSYIHTEGCLMTYILSYFGDVSKADCGRCSSCVREGEKVDRTKEAQMVFSCIKRMRERFGKMMVAQVLAGSENQKIKQLQLYTLPTYGIMSGYTAKYVAEFIDYLTAEKYIKPTGSQYPTLQLTDLALPVLKGEKQVHQFVALQKEEAEENDEVFEALRDCRKNLAAKENIPPYMVFSDKTLKQMSQYIPLTKEELSMIQGVGEQKLERYGETFLDVLSSFKDQKTTMINETATRLSSSSKGTKATKGSHLITIKMFQDGQKVEDIAKERGLSEQTVLNHILKSKDEGIDLKLPTYVEEEVRKEIEKAAEQIGTDRLRPIKEALGDHITYQEIRFTIEK; this is encoded by the coding sequence TTGAGTATAGAGAAAATGCATGAGGCAGAACAGATTCTAAAAACGTATTATGGCTATGATTCCTTTAGGTATGGTCAACAACAAATTATTGAACAGGTGTTAGCCCAAAAAGATACGCTTGGGATTATGCCTACAGGCGGGGGGAAATCTCTTTGTTATCAAATTCCAGCGCTTACTCTTGAAGGAGTAACATTGGTGATCTCGCCATTAATATCATTAATGAAAGATCAAGTAGATGCCCTTCATCAGCTTGATATAGCAGCTACATATTTAAATAGTACATTAACAAGAGAAGAGGAAGAAGAACGGATCAGTCTTATTCAGACAGGTGAGTATAAACTGGTGTATGTTGCGCCCGAACGATTAGTGCAGCCATTCTTCCAACAACTGCTAGCTTCAATTCCGCTTTCATTAGTAGCTATTGATGAAGCCCATTGTTTGTCTCAATGGGGGCATGATTTTAGACCGAGCTATTTAGGGATTTCAGCGTGGCTCAACAATTTTAATCAAAGGCCGCCAGTCTTAGCTTTAACTGCTACAGCCACTAAGGCAGTACAAAAAGACATCCAAAATCATCTAGACATCCAAAACGAGAATACGGTTGTCACCGGTTTTAATCGTGAGAATTTAACGTTAAAGGTATTAAAGGGAATAGATAAATGGCGTTATGTGAAACAGTATGTACAAACCCATAAAAGCGAAGCCGGGATTATGTATGCAAATACACGTAAAGAAGTGGAACAGCTGTATCATAAGTTACAAGAGGTCGATATTCAGGCAGCAATGTATCACGGTGGACTGAATGAAAATGAAAGAGCACGACATCAAGAAGCTTTTTTGCATGATCAAGTAAGTGTGATGGTAGCGACCAATGCGTTTGGGATGGGGATTGATAAAAGTAATGTCAGGTACGTTGTCCACTACAATATGCCGCGTACAATCGAATCATATTACCAAGAGGCTGGTCGTGCCGGACGAGACGGAGAAGATAGTGAATGTGTACTCTTGTTCAGCCCTCAAGATATTCGTGTTCAATCCTTTTTAATTGAACAATCTGAGCTGACAGAAGACCGTAAAGCTCAAGAGTATGAGAAGCTTCAACAAATGACGTCTTATATTCATACGGAAGGCTGCTTAATGACGTACATCTTAAGCTATTTTGGGGATGTGTCTAAAGCGGATTGCGGCAGGTGCTCATCATGTGTCCGTGAAGGAGAAAAAGTGGACCGAACGAAAGAGGCACAAATGGTTTTCTCTTGTATAAAACGAATGAGGGAACGCTTCGGAAAAATGATGGTGGCTCAAGTATTAGCTGGCTCTGAAAATCAAAAAATAAAACAGCTGCAGCTTTATACTCTTCCGACCTATGGCATTATGAGCGGGTATACGGCAAAGTATGTGGCAGAGTTTATTGACTATTTAACAGCCGAGAAATACATTAAACCCACTGGTTCACAGTATCCAACACTTCAGCTGACTGATTTAGCTCTGCCTGTTCTTAAAGGGGAAAAGCAAGTTCATCAATTTGTTGCTTTGCAAAAAGAAGAGGCAGAAGAAAATGATGAAGTATTTGAAGCATTACGGGATTGCAGAAAAAATCTTGCAGCAAAAGAAAATATCCCTCCTTATATGGTGTTCTCTGATAAAACGCTCAAGCAGATGAGTCAATATATTCCATTAACTAAAGAGGAATTATCCATGATACAGGGAGTGGGCGAACAAAAACTTGAGCGGTATGGAGAGACTTTCTTGGATGTACTCAGTTCGTTTAAGGATCAAAAAACAACAATGATTAATGAAACAGCAACTAGATTAAGCTCAAGTTCTAAAGGCACGAAAGCAACAAAAGGAAGCCACCTCATCACAATTAAGATGTTTCAAGATGGTCAGAAGGTAGAGGATATTGCAAAAGAGCGAGGGCTGAGCGAACAAACGGTATTAAACCACATTCTTAAATCAAAAGATGAGGGCATCGATCTTAAGCTGCCAACTTATGTGGAAGAAGAGGTTCGAAAGGAAATTGAAAAGGCTGCTGAACAAATCGGAACAGATAGGCTTCGACCGATAAAAGAAGCACTCGGAGATCATATAACATATCAAGAGATCCGCTTTACAATAGAGAAGTGA
- a CDS encoding ABC-F family ATP-binding cassette domain-containing protein, with translation MITVTNVGLQYGDRKLFEEVNIKFTPGNCYGLIGANGAGKSTFLKILSGEIEPQQGDVHMKPGQRLAVLKQNHFEYEEYEVLQTVIMGHARLYQVMQEKDAIYMKEDFSDEDGIKAAELEGEFAELNGWEAESEAAILLKGLGIQEDLHSKKMADLTGSEKVKVLLAQTLFGEPDVLLLDEPTNHLDLQAIQWLEEFLINFENTVIVVSHDRHFLNKVCTHIADLDFGKIQIYVGNYDFWYESSQLALKMAQDQNKKKEEKIKELQNFVARFSANASKSKQATSRKKLLDKISLDDIKPSSRKYPYVHFQPEREIGNDLLRVEGLTKTIDGEKVLNNVSFTMNKDDKIALVGTNEIAKTVLFKILAGEMEPDSGSYKWGVTTSQAYFPKDNSEYFEGCDLNLVNWLRQYSPEDDSETFLRGFLGRMLFSGEEVLKKASVLSGGEKVRCMLSKMMLSGANVLLLDEPTNHLDLESITAVNNGLIAFKGSMIFSSHDHQFNESIANRIIELTEDGLIDKQMTYNEFLEYKK, from the coding sequence ATGATTACAGTAACAAATGTTGGTCTACAATATGGGGACCGTAAACTATTTGAAGAAGTTAATATTAAATTTACACCTGGTAACTGTTACGGCTTAATTGGTGCGAACGGCGCAGGGAAATCAACGTTCTTGAAAATTTTATCTGGTGAAATTGAACCACAACAAGGCGACGTGCATATGAAGCCTGGCCAGCGTCTCGCTGTGTTAAAGCAGAACCACTTCGAATACGAAGAGTATGAAGTGCTTCAAACAGTTATTATGGGACATGCACGCCTTTACCAAGTGATGCAGGAGAAAGATGCTATTTACATGAAGGAAGATTTTTCTGATGAAGATGGCATTAAAGCAGCGGAGCTTGAAGGTGAATTTGCAGAGTTAAATGGTTGGGAAGCCGAGTCTGAAGCTGCGATCCTACTAAAAGGATTAGGCATTCAAGAAGATCTTCACTCAAAGAAAATGGCTGATCTAACAGGTAGTGAGAAAGTAAAAGTATTACTTGCTCAAACGTTATTTGGTGAGCCCGATGTCCTTTTACTAGATGAGCCGACTAACCACCTTGACTTACAAGCGATTCAGTGGCTAGAAGAATTCTTAATTAACTTTGAGAATACTGTCATTGTTGTTTCCCATGACCGTCACTTCTTAAACAAAGTATGTACTCATATCGCAGACCTTGATTTTGGCAAGATTCAAATTTATGTAGGTAACTACGATTTCTGGTATGAGTCCAGTCAGTTAGCTCTTAAAATGGCTCAAGACCAAAATAAGAAAAAAGAAGAAAAAATTAAAGAGCTTCAAAACTTCGTAGCTAGATTCAGCGCGAATGCTTCTAAATCGAAACAAGCAACGTCACGTAAAAAGCTGCTTGATAAGATCTCTTTAGACGATATTAAACCTTCTTCCCGTAAATATCCATATGTACACTTCCAACCGGAACGTGAAATCGGGAATGATTTGCTTCGTGTTGAAGGATTAACAAAAACAATTGATGGCGAAAAAGTTCTAAACAACGTCAGCTTTACAATGAATAAAGACGATAAGATCGCTTTAGTTGGTACAAATGAAATTGCGAAAACCGTTTTATTCAAAATTTTAGCTGGTGAAATGGAGCCTGACAGCGGTTCGTATAAGTGGGGAGTAACCACCTCTCAAGCTTACTTCCCTAAAGATAACTCCGAATACTTCGAAGGCTGTGACTTAAACCTTGTCAACTGGCTGCGTCAATACTCTCCGGAAGACGATAGTGAAACATTCTTACGCGGCTTCCTTGGAAGAATGTTGTTCTCTGGTGAGGAAGTATTGAAAAAAGCAAGCGTGCTTTCAGGGGGAGAAAAAGTTCGTTGTATGCTGTCTAAAATGATGTTAAGCGGTGCAAATGTATTGCTGTTAGATGAGCCTACTAACCACTTAGATCTTGAATCAATTACAGCTGTAAATAATGGCTTAATTGCCTTCAAAGGCTCCATGATCTTCTCGAGTCATGACCATCAATTTAATGAATCCATTGCTAACCGTATTATTGAACTTACGGAAGATGGCTTAATTGATAAGCAAATGACTTACAATGAATTCCTTGAATACAAAAAGTAA
- the trpS gene encoding tryptophan--tRNA ligase — MTQKQTLVSGIRPTGDLHLGNYIGAMKEIHRLQKEYEAYYFIVDLHALTTHPKPELIKSRTRDAVRSYLGAGLDPNQATIYAQSSLAAEISELHLYLSMVMPIGELLRCPTFKEKAKQHADHVSYGLVGYPVLMAADMFIHGAHKVPVGADQLVHIEIARDLARKFNSMYGEILTLPNGMVEKEARVPSLGGKGKMSKSLGAKTYISLQDSKETIENKVKRAYSDPTRTHLSDPGHPTVGGCNVYHLHSYFSNEEVRKDIEKRCSDANIGCVRCKQMLSESIIELTEPMQKRALAYSDIDVDDILREGAKKAQESAQVTIAKVRKAIGLIQL, encoded by the coding sequence ATGACTCAAAAACAAACTTTAGTATCAGGGATCAGACCAACAGGCGATCTCCACCTTGGAAATTATATAGGAGCGATGAAGGAAATTCATAGGCTGCAAAAAGAATATGAGGCTTACTATTTTATAGTTGATTTGCATGCATTAACGACACATCCTAAGCCCGAATTAATAAAATCAAGGACACGTGATGCAGTGAGAAGTTATTTAGGAGCCGGCCTTGACCCAAATCAGGCAACGATTTACGCCCAATCATCATTGGCTGCTGAGATAAGTGAATTACATCTTTACTTGAGTATGGTTATGCCTATTGGTGAGCTGTTAAGATGTCCCACATTTAAAGAAAAAGCAAAACAGCATGCTGATCACGTTAGTTATGGGTTAGTAGGGTATCCGGTCTTAATGGCAGCTGATATGTTTATTCATGGAGCTCATAAGGTGCCTGTTGGAGCAGATCAGCTTGTGCACATCGAAATTGCAAGAGATCTCGCACGCAAATTTAATTCTATGTATGGAGAAATATTGACTTTGCCAAACGGAATGGTTGAAAAAGAGGCGAGGGTACCCTCATTAGGCGGAAAAGGAAAAATGAGTAAATCATTAGGGGCGAAAACCTATATTTCTCTGCAAGATTCAAAAGAAACAATCGAAAATAAAGTGAAGAGAGCTTATTCTGATCCAACACGTACCCATCTAAGCGATCCCGGCCACCCGACAGTAGGTGGCTGTAATGTATATCATCTCCATTCCTATTTTTCCAATGAAGAAGTGAGGAAAGATATAGAGAAGAGATGCAGCGATGCAAATATAGGATGTGTAAGGTGTAAGCAAATGCTTAGTGAATCTATCATTGAGCTGACAGAACCGATGCAAAAGCGCGCTCTGGCCTACAGTGATATCGATGTGGATGACATTTTACGAGAAGGGGCTAAAAAAGCGCAAGAATCAGCGCAGGTAACGATTGCTAAAGTGAGGAAGGCAATCGGGCTGATTCAATTATAA
- a CDS encoding DMT family transporter, with translation MSVKEAYLYAVLGAALWGIIGLFVQPLYSYGFTAWEIVAIRAIFSALLLVGYLIITNRKMLRIHIRDLPLFIGTGIISIVFFNWCFFTVIDQSNLSLAVVLLYTGPFFVTLLSRIFFKEWLTPNKVTALVLTIIGCAFVVGLLPSFNTVITPYILLVGIGSGFFYALYSIFAKVSSKRYSSMTITTYSFICAAMFMIPTSGLWNKAHLFTQIDVVGYGLGLAFFPTVLAYLLYTRGLAEIESSRASILSTIEPVVAIGIGFLIFKDQLSLIQWFGVALVLFSIFLVSKPDKARSIKKQTPKHAV, from the coding sequence ATGAGCGTTAAAGAAGCCTATCTTTATGCTGTCTTAGGCGCAGCTCTTTGGGGGATTATTGGTTTATTTGTGCAGCCCCTTTATTCGTATGGCTTTACAGCTTGGGAAATAGTCGCAATACGAGCAATCTTTTCTGCGCTCTTGCTAGTGGGCTATTTGATTATTACAAATAGAAAGATGCTAAGGATTCACATTCGCGATCTGCCTTTATTTATTGGTACCGGTATTATCAGTATTGTATTCTTTAATTGGTGCTTCTTTACCGTGATTGATCAATCAAATCTATCGCTGGCAGTTGTCCTTTTATATACGGGCCCATTTTTTGTAACGCTGTTATCTCGAATATTTTTTAAAGAATGGTTAACACCAAATAAAGTAACAGCCCTAGTACTGACAATTATAGGCTGTGCGTTTGTCGTTGGTCTTCTCCCAAGCTTCAACACAGTTATTACTCCGTATATACTGCTAGTTGGTATTGGATCTGGGTTCTTTTATGCCTTGTACAGCATATTTGCTAAAGTGAGTTCGAAACGATATTCTTCAATGACCATTACTACGTATTCGTTTATTTGTGCAGCTATGTTTATGATTCCTACATCAGGGTTATGGAACAAAGCTCATTTATTCACTCAGATAGATGTAGTCGGTTATGGACTCGGGCTGGCCTTTTTCCCCACTGTTTTAGCTTACTTGCTTTATACACGTGGCTTAGCCGAGATCGAATCCAGCCGGGCTTCTATTTTATCTACGATTGAACCTGTGGTAGCAATCGGCATCGGATTTCTCATTTTCAAAGACCAATTATCGCTGATTCAATGGTTCGGAGTAGCTCTTGTTCTCTTCTCTATCTTTTTAGTTTCAAAGCCGGATAAAGCACGCTCTATAAAAAAACAGACACCCAAGCATGCCGTGTAG
- a CDS encoding DUF3970 family protein, which yields MRVRVSGRDQKELVDFMKDLEKLQNFEVTYASELRDSTRTNNPKYRNSKEIMQYVDIKRKS from the coding sequence ATGAGAGTGAGAGTCAGCGGGAGAGATCAAAAAGAATTAGTTGATTTTATGAAAGACCTTGAGAAGCTTCAGAACTTCGAGGTTACGTACGCCTCTGAATTAAGAGATTCAACGCGCACGAACAATCCGAAGTATAGAAACAGTAAAGAGATTATGCAGTATGTTGATATAAAACGCAAATCATAA
- a CDS encoding DedA family protein, protein MMVAFTEMISFIQSHGYMALFLIFSIGLFFFPVPNEILLMSGGLIATTAYVNPIPAMFVVYASILVHGTSLYIVGHFLGTKSIPIKEERSIWYRRALKGKELLDRYGLKAASFSYFFPFIRHAVPFSVGLSAISYQRFAAIGFSSAFVWMNLYYWIGFHYGRSIKDWSSFVQQLIYTLIGIAILFGIYTFIKYRRERHRKQQPNDQ, encoded by the coding sequence ATGATGGTTGCTTTTACTGAAATGATCTCTTTTATCCAAAGTCATGGTTATATGGCCTTGTTTCTGATTTTTTCAATCGGATTATTCTTTTTTCCAGTCCCAAATGAAATCCTCCTGATGAGTGGAGGACTGATTGCTACCACTGCTTATGTAAATCCTATCCCAGCTATGTTTGTCGTTTATGCAAGCATTCTTGTGCACGGGACATCCCTTTATATCGTTGGTCATTTCTTAGGTACTAAATCCATTCCTATTAAAGAAGAACGGTCGATTTGGTATAGGCGGGCATTAAAGGGAAAAGAGCTGCTTGATCGTTATGGATTAAAGGCAGCATCGTTTAGTTACTTTTTTCCTTTTATCAGGCATGCGGTGCCATTTAGTGTAGGGTTGTCAGCTATTTCCTATCAACGTTTTGCGGCGATCGGATTTAGTTCTGCTTTTGTTTGGATGAACCTTTACTATTGGATTGGATTTCATTACGGCCGTTCGATTAAAGACTGGTCCTCATTTGTTCAACAATTAATTTACACATTAATAGGAATTGCGATCTTATTTGGCATTTATACCTTTATTAAATACAGAAGAGAACGTCACAGAAAGCAGCAGCCTAATGATCAATGA
- a CDS encoding DUF6501 family protein, protein MLHKTWMDKETIRTVECVHTDAKKYMVNRALTKGKTYELKNETDEFYFVIDNTGKMGGYYKEYFKN, encoded by the coding sequence ATGCTTCACAAAACGTGGATGGATAAAGAAACGATTCGTACAGTGGAATGTGTACATACGGATGCAAAAAAATACATGGTCAATCGTGCTTTAACGAAAGGCAAAACATACGAGCTTAAAAATGAAACGGATGAATTTTATTTTGTCATTGATAACACTGGTAAAATGGGTGGGTATTACAAAGAGTATTTTAAGAATTAA